One Sphingobacteruim zhuxiongii DNA window includes the following coding sequences:
- a CDS encoding PfkB family carbohydrate kinase: protein MSLVIVGTVAFDALETPFGKTDKIVGGAATYAGLAASYLYSDVKLVSVIGEDFGDDNLNIITSKGIDVEGLEIVPGGKSFFWSGRYHNDMNSRDTLVTELNVLADFDPKIPASYQDCEYLLLGNLTPAVQRATLERLTNKPKLVVLDTMNFWMDVAMDGLKEVLKKVDVLTINDAEARQLSGEYSLVKAAEKILKMGPQYLIIKKGEHGALLFGEGQIFSAPALPLADVFDPTGAGDSFAGGFIGYLAKLQSINFANMKNAIIFGSALASFCVEKFGTERLQNLTAEEIKARIQQFVALAKFEISE, encoded by the coding sequence ATGAGTTTAGTAATCGTAGGAACCGTAGCATTTGATGCTCTTGAAACACCTTTCGGAAAAACAGATAAGATTGTTGGTGGTGCTGCTACCTATGCAGGATTAGCTGCTTCTTATTTATATTCGGATGTTAAATTAGTTTCGGTAATTGGAGAAGATTTTGGTGATGATAATCTAAATATTATTACGTCCAAAGGTATCGATGTTGAAGGTTTGGAGATTGTTCCTGGTGGAAAATCTTTTTTCTGGTCAGGTCGTTACCATAACGATATGAATAGTCGTGATACCCTGGTTACTGAATTAAATGTTCTTGCGGATTTCGATCCTAAAATCCCAGCTTCTTACCAAGATTGTGAATACTTATTGTTAGGAAACTTAACTCCTGCTGTTCAACGAGCGACTTTAGAGCGATTGACAAACAAACCAAAATTGGTTGTTTTGGATACCATGAACTTCTGGATGGACGTCGCAATGGATGGTTTAAAAGAAGTGCTAAAGAAAGTCGATGTGTTGACAATTAACGATGCGGAGGCTCGCCAATTGTCTGGGGAATACTCTTTAGTGAAAGCGGCAGAAAAAATCTTGAAAATGGGTCCTCAGTACTTGATCATTAAGAAAGGGGAGCACGGTGCTTTACTATTCGGTGAAGGTCAAATCTTCTCAGCACCTGCATTGCCATTAGCTGATGTATTCGATCCTACTGGTGCTGGCGATTCTTTCGCAGGTGGTTTTATCGGGTATTTAGCGAAATTACAGTCTATCAACTTTGCTAATATGAAAAATGCGATCATTTTCGGATCGGCATTAGCATCATTCTGTGTAGAGAAATTTGGAACGGAGAGATTGCAGAATTTGACTGCAGAAGAAATAAAAGCACGTATTCAACAATTCGTTGCTTTAGCAAAATTTGAGATAAGCGAATAA
- a CDS encoding TetR/AcrR family transcriptional regulator: MAKNADVKRQKILEAARRRFAHFGMAKTTMAEIAQDLSFSKALLYYYFPDKNRLYAAVLEYTVDEMVAETERRILKTTTIDGALNAFLEARLDVIKENYSIFEYTYSLRNDFPPDLEEACGSIIDKDVEQVQKIFKFGIDKGEIMVDDLPVTAKIFMISVLGMRMGVVKEFKNIFIPPTKEEFDYILTLQKKLSAIFIRGLRP, translated from the coding sequence ATGGCAAAGAACGCAGATGTAAAAAGACAGAAAATATTAGAGGCTGCACGTCGCAGATTCGCGCATTTCGGCATGGCAAAAACAACCATGGCGGAGATAGCGCAAGACTTGTCTTTTTCTAAAGCTTTGTTATATTATTATTTTCCGGACAAAAATAGACTCTATGCTGCTGTATTAGAATATACGGTAGATGAAATGGTAGCGGAAACGGAACGTAGAATCCTTAAAACAACCACGATTGATGGTGCACTAAATGCTTTTTTGGAAGCGCGCTTAGATGTCATTAAGGAGAATTATAGCATTTTTGAATATACGTATTCTCTTCGCAACGATTTTCCGCCCGACTTAGAGGAAGCCTGTGGTTCGATCATCGATAAAGATGTAGAACAAGTGCAAAAGATCTTCAAATTTGGAATCGATAAGGGCGAGATTATGGTAGATGATTTGCCGGTAACGGCTAAAATATTTATGATTTCGGTACTTGGAATGCGTATGGGAGTGGTGAAAGAGTTTAAGAATATCTTTATCCCACCTACGAAAGAAGAGTTTGATTATATCCTTACCTTACAGAAAAAGCTTTCGGCTATATTTATTCGAGGCCTGCGCCCTTAA
- the murB gene encoding UDP-N-acetylmuramate dehydrogenase — protein sequence MNSIPQSNVSLKKFNTFGIEATANKYVKITSETTLKELFNDQAFQQKFFTLGGGSNVLFTRDYDGLIIHVANKGIQHFIEGNQVFVTAAAGEVWNDLVWYCVKHNFPGMENLALIPGTVGASPIQNIGAYGTELMHIFYSCRAFDTQTGEYVTFTNEECQFSYRDSIFKKEHKGRYIICSVTYKLSLFGQINTSYGAIESELEKRGIADPNIRDVAEVVSHIRVEKLPDPSTIGNAGSFFKNPIISKTQFINLQAQHPDIVHYPMANDQEKLAAGWLIEQCGWKGKAIGDVAVWKNQALVLTNKGEASGEQIYNVSSNIVDDVLGKFGVELEREVNIL from the coding sequence ATGAACAGCATCCCTCAATCAAACGTTTCCCTAAAGAAATTCAATACCTTCGGAATTGAAGCGACAGCAAATAAGTATGTCAAAATCACAAGCGAAACAACCCTAAAGGAGTTATTCAATGACCAAGCTTTTCAGCAAAAGTTCTTTACCCTTGGGGGCGGCAGCAACGTCTTATTTACCCGAGATTATGATGGCCTAATCATTCATGTTGCCAACAAGGGAATCCAACACTTTATCGAAGGTAATCAAGTTTTCGTCACCGCCGCCGCCGGCGAAGTATGGAATGACTTAGTTTGGTATTGTGTCAAACACAATTTCCCAGGCATGGAGAATTTAGCCTTAATTCCGGGAACTGTAGGCGCCTCCCCGATACAAAACATTGGCGCTTATGGAACAGAACTAATGCATATTTTTTATTCATGTCGAGCCTTTGACACTCAAACTGGCGAGTACGTAACTTTTACCAATGAAGAATGTCAGTTTTCCTACCGCGATAGCATTTTTAAAAAAGAGCATAAAGGAAGATATATCATCTGTAGCGTGACCTACAAACTCTCTTTATTCGGACAAATCAATACGAGCTATGGTGCAATTGAATCAGAGCTTGAAAAACGCGGGATAGCAGATCCAAACATAAGAGATGTGGCAGAAGTTGTATCCCATATTCGCGTCGAAAAATTACCCGACCCTTCAACCATTGGAAACGCTGGTAGCTTTTTCAAAAACCCAATCATCAGCAAAACTCAATTTATTAACCTTCAAGCTCAACACCCTGATATCGTTCACTATCCAATGGCGAATGACCAAGAAAAACTTGCTGCAGGATGGCTTATTGAACAATGTGGTTGGAAAGGAAAAGCAATTGGTGACGTAGCTGTATGGAAGAACCAAGCCTTAGTATTAACAAACAAAGGAGAAGCTTCTGGCGAACAGATTTATAATGTATCGTCCAATATAGTAGACGATGTTTTAGGTAAATTCGGTGTGGAATTAGAGCGAGAAGTGAATATTTTATAA
- a CDS encoding LysR family transcriptional regulator — MEIRHLQYFNVLANELHFGRAAKRLCITQPPLSRQIKELEEELGVILFLRNNKRVELTEAGKYFLGRSQEVLQMLEASKMATKKYADSFAGDFSLGFISTTPKWFIADLIRNLKNVYPLLSISLIEQSTLEQVGAVERGELDIGIVRGHIFSVHLQVDLLFHDQLCIVGPQGASFDLAILKDAEFISFKKAYAATYYQQSLEYCERLGFQPRVTHQCNNMNAILELVALGVGYAVCPIRFLDKRKLSTLAIHSSSDICINSDVKLIYRTAEGGEVKPKIIDYLKLTAKDLFSL, encoded by the coding sequence ATGGAGATTAGGCATCTACAATATTTCAATGTATTGGCGAATGAATTGCACTTTGGTCGGGCCGCCAAGCGCCTATGTATAACACAGCCGCCGTTGAGTCGTCAGATTAAAGAGTTGGAAGAAGAGTTAGGGGTTATTCTGTTTTTAAGGAACAATAAGCGGGTGGAGCTAACGGAAGCCGGGAAATATTTCCTTGGTCGTTCACAAGAAGTCTTGCAGATGTTGGAGGCCAGTAAAATGGCGACAAAAAAATATGCGGATTCTTTTGCTGGCGATTTTAGCTTGGGTTTTATCAGTACAACGCCAAAATGGTTTATTGCAGATCTGATTCGGAATCTGAAAAACGTTTATCCGCTCTTGTCCATTTCCTTAATCGAGCAGTCAACATTAGAGCAAGTAGGGGCGGTTGAACGCGGGGAGCTTGATATAGGGATTGTTCGCGGGCATATATTTTCGGTCCATCTTCAAGTCGATTTATTATTTCATGATCAGCTTTGTATTGTAGGGCCTCAGGGGGCCTCGTTTGATTTAGCAATTTTGAAAGATGCGGAATTCATTAGTTTTAAAAAAGCTTATGCAGCAACTTACTATCAGCAAAGTCTAGAGTATTGTGAACGGTTAGGATTTCAACCAAGAGTTACACATCAGTGCAATAATATGAATGCCATCTTAGAGTTGGTGGCATTGGGTGTTGGCTATGCGGTTTGTCCTATTCGTTTTTTGGATAAAAGGAAGTTGTCTACTTTGGCTATTCATAGCTCGAGCGATATCTGTATAAATAGCGACGTGAAATTAATCTACAGAACGGCGGAAGGAGGCGAAGTTAAACCGAAGATCATCGACTATTTAAAACTAACGGCCAAGGACCTGTTTTCTTTATGA
- a CDS encoding class I SAM-dependent methyltransferase: protein MHKKSTLIEIEERFNKDVARFSNLNTGQATMLDAAFNMELITDCINQIYPNLSSVLDIGCGAGNYDVKLLMQVKSNPNVHLLDLSQPMLDKAKERIDPMTTGEVKTFKGDFRTTKLEEDSYDVIIATAVLHHLRDDHDWETAFRKLHSLLKPGGSIWIFDLIQQENEILQEIIYRQRYGNFLTQLKDEDYRDQVFEYIEQEDSPRSLVYQLQLLERVGFQQVDLLHKNLCMASFVASKSTRT, encoded by the coding sequence ATGCATAAGAAATCAACACTCATAGAAATCGAAGAACGATTTAACAAAGACGTCGCACGTTTTTCGAATCTCAACACAGGTCAAGCAACCATGTTAGACGCGGCCTTCAATATGGAATTAATAACAGATTGTATAAATCAAATTTATCCGAACTTGTCATCGGTCTTGGATATTGGTTGTGGGGCGGGTAATTATGATGTTAAATTATTGATGCAGGTAAAAAGCAATCCGAATGTTCATCTCTTGGACCTTAGCCAACCTATGCTCGATAAAGCGAAAGAACGAATCGACCCCATGACTACGGGCGAAGTCAAAACATTTAAGGGCGACTTTCGCACAACAAAACTCGAGGAAGACAGTTATGATGTCATTATTGCAACCGCAGTTTTACACCACCTTCGGGATGATCACGATTGGGAAACTGCTTTTCGCAAACTTCACAGCTTACTAAAACCCGGAGGGAGCATCTGGATATTCGACCTCATACAACAAGAGAACGAAATTTTGCAAGAGATTATTTATCGTCAACGATATGGAAACTTCCTGACACAACTCAAAGACGAGGATTATAGAGATCAGGTTTTTGAATACATCGAACAAGAAGACTCCCCGCGATCGCTAGTATACCAACTTCAACTCTTGGAGCGTGTGGGATTTCAACAAGTGGATCTACTACATAAGAATCTTTGCATGGCTTCCTTTGTAGCATCCAAATCGACGCGAACGTAA
- the mgtE gene encoding magnesium transporter produces MEELAMLVAHVEQLIERGDQAELADYLNELNISDVEELIDELPEYGPLFLETLTLKRAVNVFRILDFPTQERIFKKLKASTIRELLNEMPPDDRTSFFSELTGDVVKRLIILLTPEERKEALSLLGYPEDSVGRLMTPDYITVKEHWTMARVLDHIRRYGGASETIDVLYVIDSDGKLVDDVRIKDVLLAEPETIVSDLIDNRLISLRANDPQEEAVAIFRMNNRVALPVVDDRDIMLGIVTIDDILWVANEEYSEDMQRIGGTEALDEPYLDVSIFHLVKKRAGWLIVLFLGQLLTVTVLNHYEDKLTTVLVMLMPVIMSSGGNSGSQASTLIIQAMAMGEVTLRDWWFVMRREILSGTLLGVILGALGFFRISVEEAFRHTYGDIWYLYGTAIGLSLVGVVLWGSLVGSMLPFILRRCGADPASSSAPFVSTIVDVTGLIIYFTFATLVLKDVLF; encoded by the coding sequence ATGGAAGAATTAGCAATGCTAGTAGCACATGTGGAGCAATTGATTGAGCGCGGAGACCAGGCGGAGCTTGCAGATTATTTGAATGAATTGAATATCTCCGATGTGGAGGAATTGATTGATGAACTTCCAGAATATGGACCTCTATTTTTAGAGACTTTAACTCTCAAAAGAGCCGTTAATGTTTTCCGTATTTTGGACTTCCCAACCCAAGAGCGGATCTTCAAAAAATTAAAGGCTTCTACCATTCGTGAGCTATTGAATGAGATGCCTCCCGATGACCGTACTTCCTTCTTCTCTGAACTTACTGGCGATGTCGTAAAGCGACTCATTATTCTCTTAACTCCTGAGGAACGAAAAGAGGCGCTCTCGCTATTGGGATATCCCGAAGATAGTGTTGGACGTTTGATGACGCCAGACTATATTACAGTCAAAGAACATTGGACGATGGCACGGGTTTTAGATCACATCCGTCGGTACGGTGGAGCCTCCGAAACAATTGATGTTCTCTATGTCATTGATTCGGATGGTAAGTTGGTGGATGACGTTCGGATTAAAGATGTTTTGTTAGCGGAGCCAGAGACCATCGTTTCGGATCTCATCGATAATCGTTTGATTTCACTCCGGGCGAATGATCCGCAGGAAGAAGCGGTCGCAATCTTCCGGATGAATAATCGGGTCGCTCTTCCAGTTGTCGATGATCGTGACATTATGCTCGGGATCGTAACGATTGACGATATCCTCTGGGTAGCGAACGAAGAGTACTCCGAAGATATGCAACGTATCGGGGGTACCGAAGCTTTAGATGAACCTTATCTCGACGTGTCCATTTTTCACTTGGTGAAAAAAAGAGCAGGTTGGTTAATCGTACTTTTCTTAGGGCAGCTATTAACCGTAACGGTGTTGAATCATTATGAAGATAAATTAACAACAGTGCTCGTGATGTTGATGCCCGTAATTATGTCGAGTGGTGGTAACAGTGGATCGCAAGCCTCGACATTAATTATTCAAGCCATGGCGATGGGCGAGGTGACCTTACGCGACTGGTGGTTTGTGATGCGTAGAGAAATTTTATCGGGGACACTTTTGGGAGTCATCTTAGGGGCACTCGGTTTTTTTAGAATTTCTGTCGAAGAAGCATTCCGTCACACCTATGGAGATATCTGGTATTTGTACGGCACAGCAATTGGCTTGTCCTTGGTTGGAGTCGTCTTATGGGGTTCGCTTGTTGGATCCATGTTGCCGTTTATTTTGCGCCGCTGTGGTGCCGACCCGGCGAGTTCCTCTGCACCCTTTGTATCGACCATTGTTGACGTGACGGGCTTGATTATTTATTTTACATTCGCGACGCTGGTATTGAAGGATGTGCTCTTTTAA
- a CDS encoding YpdA family putative bacillithiol disulfide reductase, whose protein sequence is MDNHYDVLIVGGGPIGIACGIEAKKNGLSHVILEKGCLVNSLYNYPVHMSFFSTSERLEIGDTPFVTTNPKPKRAEALEYYRRVEQKFELNTHLFEEVLQIKKVADIFYVTSNKSEYSAKYVIVATGFYDIPMYLNVPGEELPKVKHYYDDPHFYAKQHVVVVGASNSSIDAALETYRKGAVVTLVIRGPEISPRVKYWVRPDIDNRITFGEIKAYYNSQITAIGENEVELITPEGPVHLKNDFVIALTGYRPNFEFLKKIGVNIPSASPMIPEHNPETMETNVEGLFLAGVVCGGLNTHLWFIENSRIHAKMILARIKETN, encoded by the coding sequence ATGGATAATCATTATGACGTATTAATTGTTGGTGGTGGCCCTATCGGTATTGCATGCGGAATCGAAGCAAAGAAAAACGGACTGAGTCACGTTATTTTGGAGAAAGGATGCTTAGTTAATTCTTTGTACAATTACCCTGTCCATATGAGTTTCTTTTCCACTTCAGAACGATTAGAAATCGGCGACACTCCTTTTGTAACGACCAACCCAAAGCCTAAGCGTGCAGAAGCGCTGGAATACTATCGTCGTGTAGAACAAAAATTTGAACTAAATACACATCTATTCGAAGAAGTTCTCCAAATCAAAAAAGTAGCTGATATATTTTATGTAACGAGTAATAAATCTGAATACAGCGCAAAGTATGTGATTGTTGCGACAGGCTTTTACGACATTCCCATGTATCTAAATGTTCCCGGAGAGGAGCTCCCAAAAGTTAAACATTATTACGATGATCCACATTTCTATGCTAAGCAACATGTTGTAGTAGTCGGCGCAAGTAATTCTTCGATCGATGCTGCTTTAGAGACTTACCGAAAAGGGGCAGTTGTGACCTTAGTCATACGTGGTCCCGAGATCAGTCCGCGCGTAAAGTATTGGGTTCGTCCTGATATCGACAACCGTATAACCTTTGGAGAAATAAAAGCATATTATAACAGTCAAATTACAGCAATTGGAGAGAACGAAGTCGAGTTAATAACACCGGAAGGTCCCGTTCATTTAAAGAATGATTTTGTCATTGCCTTAACTGGTTATCGTCCAAACTTCGAATTTTTGAAAAAAATAGGTGTAAATATACCGTCGGCATCGCCTATGATTCCCGAACACAATCCAGAAACAATGGAAACAAATGTTGAAGGATTATTTCTTGCAGGAGTTGTTTGCGGTGGTTTGAACACCCATCTGTGGTTTATCGAAAACTCTCGTATTCACGCCAAAATGATCCTAGCGAGAATTAAAGAAACAAATTAA
- a CDS encoding RNA polymerase sigma factor, which translates to MNKLEFNTLVIKHSDSLKSYARNFTRDQDDANDLVQDTLLKAVTYFKNFRDGTNLKGWLYTIMKNTFINNYRRVVKTNTFITKEEEISQTNLVVSASKNKGENKFVMEDINYALSKLSDEYYVPFTMYFEGFKYHEISDHLKIPIGTVKTRIHVARKSMKKTLASYKFETE; encoded by the coding sequence ATGAACAAACTTGAATTTAACACACTTGTCATTAAACACTCAGATTCACTGAAAAGCTATGCCCGTAACTTTACACGTGATCAGGATGATGCGAATGACCTCGTGCAGGACACACTGCTGAAAGCAGTGACCTACTTTAAAAACTTCAGAGATGGTACAAATTTAAAGGGTTGGTTATATACAATTATGAAAAACACCTTTATCAACAACTACCGTCGCGTGGTAAAGACAAATACTTTCATTACAAAAGAGGAAGAAATATCACAGACGAATCTCGTCGTTTCGGCAAGTAAAAATAAAGGAGAAAATAAATTTGTAATGGAAGACATTAATTATGCGCTTTCCAAATTATCCGACGAGTACTACGTACCTTTTACTATGTATTTCGAAGGTTTCAAATACCATGAAATCTCTGATCACTTGAAAATCCCGATTGGTACAGTGAAGACGAGAATACACGTTGCTAGAAAATCGATGAAAAAGACTTTAGCGTCGTATAAATTCGAAACAGAATAA
- a CDS encoding TolB-like translocation protein — MNIYFRYLTIFILTFYIPTGFCQLIDYEQPHSSVKWEQINRPDFQLIFPKEFRKSASLLAYKIDSMLVLASQDLQKKPKKISIILHENHIEQNGFAQLAPRKVEAFSTPGPAADNQAWLPNLIQHELRHVAQFDKLTGRMSAPFLEQLALAFYGIHLPAWYFEGDAVSIETQYSAGGRGRLPSFLMPLRTNEQSGKSYSFDKNILGSFKDITPSYYLTGYLMNTYLTNHFGYEIKRQLLEDMRTHLLRPYNFNRALRKLTNMNSRGLYQATIGALDSTWNGQTLDQNRAEIQANNTRFYSHLFLPQSTENKAVYYLFQSPQEVSQLRERTAQKEKTLLKIGYQLTPYFHQSGDFIVWDEIRKDVRFGKQTYNIIRLYNIKTNRTERLSQNSRLYSPIIDPTNKGIYAIQVDQDNVSSLVYIDINSKKQSKIIEMPHGILLQQPSINDKNTKIIAIAIGEKGTNLIEIDLQTRGYSLIFPWSNQQFERPIYAGDDLVFKAHFDKIDQIYKYNRTESKTYKLTNSPFGAFYPSLNSDGNLLYNEYQSDGYRLAKLNMSDVSVEEITPNFTASALTDDRILSTFSSQLDSYNRSFSVEKYNSISDLFNFHSLSISANNFEDFDNYKPGIFWLANDLLNTTQLKLGYEYDVDIEKSIYSAELNYQKYYPKFIAKYQNRGRIGHAKSSNPNAETVQFDYREHYYSFEMQLPFSLYRGNNIYSFGLNVGTSYQKNYDLSISTLKNFNEEIILPLNYIAYFNRNVRRSTLDLVPRWGQNISFIYRHVPFEKDLSGNLFAIKSNFYFPGFFANHAFQARFNYQSNSGRFANYYEIPMISAFGHFKSAEVDNNLMLNYRFPIAYPDWAIGSLAYIKRFHGYFFADYQNLHNSSISPKTYGIGLSVDLNLFRYKLPDFGIGSKLSFINDASAQNKAVPSFSFSYTY, encoded by the coding sequence ATGAACATATATTTCAGATACTTAACTATATTTATATTAACATTTTATATACCAACTGGTTTTTGTCAGCTCATTGACTACGAACAACCACATTCCTCTGTTAAATGGGAACAAATTAATCGTCCAGATTTCCAACTAATCTTCCCCAAGGAATTTAGAAAATCAGCCTCTCTCCTAGCCTACAAAATAGACAGCATGCTAGTCTTGGCAAGTCAAGACTTACAGAAAAAACCAAAGAAAATATCGATTATTCTTCATGAAAATCACATCGAACAGAATGGATTTGCACAACTCGCACCACGTAAAGTCGAAGCTTTTTCGACGCCAGGCCCGGCCGCTGACAACCAGGCATGGTTGCCAAATTTAATACAGCATGAGCTGAGACATGTGGCTCAATTTGACAAATTGACAGGACGAATGAGCGCACCTTTTCTAGAACAATTGGCCCTTGCTTTCTATGGAATTCACCTTCCAGCTTGGTACTTTGAGGGCGATGCAGTGTCCATCGAAACCCAATACTCGGCAGGTGGAAGAGGTCGTCTTCCTTCCTTTTTGATGCCTCTTCGAACCAATGAGCAAAGTGGAAAAAGCTATAGTTTTGACAAAAATATTTTAGGATCTTTCAAAGATATCACCCCCTCATATTACCTGACAGGTTACCTTATGAACACCTACCTGACCAATCACTTTGGGTATGAAATTAAGCGACAATTATTAGAAGACATGCGCACCCATTTGCTCCGACCATACAACTTTAACAGGGCACTTCGAAAGCTAACAAACATGAACAGTCGGGGTTTATATCAGGCGACTATTGGAGCGTTAGACTCAACTTGGAACGGACAAACTCTTGATCAAAATCGCGCAGAGATACAAGCAAACAATACCCGATTTTACAGTCATCTATTCCTACCACAGTCCACGGAAAACAAGGCGGTTTATTACCTATTTCAATCACCACAAGAGGTCTCCCAACTGAGAGAAAGGACCGCACAAAAAGAGAAAACTCTGTTAAAAATCGGCTATCAACTAACCCCTTATTTCCATCAATCGGGTGATTTTATCGTTTGGGATGAGATTAGAAAAGATGTCCGATTTGGCAAACAAACGTATAATATTATCCGTTTATACAACATCAAAACAAACCGCACTGAGCGTCTAAGCCAAAATTCCCGCCTATACAGCCCTATAATCGACCCAACAAACAAAGGTATATACGCAATCCAAGTCGATCAAGATAATGTCTCTAGCCTCGTTTATATCGACATCAATTCTAAAAAACAGTCAAAAATTATCGAAATGCCGCATGGAATTCTACTTCAGCAACCTTCGATAAACGATAAAAACACTAAAATAATAGCCATTGCGATCGGTGAAAAAGGAACGAATTTAATAGAGATTGATCTTCAAACGCGAGGATATTCCCTCATTTTCCCATGGTCAAATCAACAATTTGAACGACCAATTTATGCTGGGGACGACCTTGTTTTCAAAGCTCATTTTGATAAAATTGACCAAATTTACAAATACAATAGGACAGAAAGTAAGACTTATAAACTGACCAATTCTCCCTTCGGAGCCTTCTATCCTTCGTTAAATTCTGATGGAAATCTACTCTATAATGAGTACCAAAGTGACGGATACAGGCTTGCAAAATTGAACATGAGTGACGTATCTGTAGAGGAAATTACACCTAATTTTACAGCGTCAGCACTGACCGATGATCGGATTTTAAGCACATTTTCGAGTCAGTTAGATAGCTATAATCGGAGCTTCTCGGTTGAGAAATACAACTCGATCAGCGACCTTTTCAACTTCCATAGCCTTAGTATAAGCGCGAATAACTTCGAAGATTTCGACAACTACAAGCCAGGAATATTCTGGTTAGCGAATGATTTATTGAATACAACGCAACTAAAATTAGGCTACGAATACGACGTGGATATTGAGAAAAGCATCTATTCTGCGGAGCTTAATTACCAAAAATATTACCCAAAATTCATTGCAAAATACCAAAATCGTGGTCGTATTGGACACGCAAAATCATCAAATCCGAATGCTGAAACTGTTCAATTTGACTACAGAGAACACTACTATTCCTTCGAAATGCAGCTTCCTTTTTCGCTTTATAGAGGAAATAACATCTACAGTTTTGGCCTAAATGTGGGGACATCCTACCAGAAAAACTACGATTTGAGCATCTCGACACTCAAGAATTTCAACGAAGAGATCATCCTTCCGTTGAATTATATTGCCTATTTTAACAGAAATGTACGCCGTAGTACACTTGATTTAGTTCCTCGATGGGGACAAAATATCAGCTTTATATATCGCCATGTTCCTTTCGAAAAAGACCTTAGCGGGAATCTTTTTGCCATCAAATCCAACTTCTATTTCCCCGGATTTTTTGCCAATCATGCGTTCCAAGCAAGGTTTAATTATCAGTCGAACAGTGGAAGGTTTGCCAATTATTACGAGATCCCCATGATCAGTGCATTTGGACATTTCAAGTCTGCTGAGGTAGACAATAACTTGATGCTTAACTACCGATTCCCTATAGCCTATCCCGACTGGGCAATTGGTTCATTAGCCTATATAAAGCGTTTTCACGGGTACTTTTTCGCAGACTATCAAAACCTGCACAACAGTTCGATAAGTCCAAAAACATACGGTATCGGATTATCCGTAGACTTGAATTTATTCAGATATAAACTTCCTGACTTCGGTATAGGTAGTAAGCTTAGCTTTATAAACGATGCAAGCGCACAGAACAAGGCGGTCCCTAGTTTTAGCTTCTCCTATACTTATTAG